One window of Curtobacterium sp. 458 genomic DNA carries:
- a CDS encoding exonuclease domain-containing protein, translating to MQDLSGRPWWHALGVFDLETTGVDVETARIVTAHVGLIDMTGRSIVEGAWVADPGIAIPEGAAAVHGYTTERAQAEGRPAGEVVAEVIAAVEAVFARGIPLVIYNAPYDLTVLDREARRHGLASPVIGNVVDPLVIDKALDTYRKGKRTLEAASELYGVTLSDAHDAGADAIAAGRVAQAIAAKYPDDLGVSAEELHRKQVGWCADQAASFQEYMRTKRDPAFTADGRWPHRNGS from the coding sequence GTGCAGGACCTCTCCGGCCGCCCGTGGTGGCACGCACTCGGCGTCTTCGACCTCGAGACCACCGGCGTCGACGTCGAGACCGCCCGGATCGTCACCGCCCACGTCGGCCTCATCGACATGACCGGTCGCTCCATCGTCGAGGGCGCCTGGGTCGCCGACCCGGGCATAGCCATCCCCGAGGGCGCTGCAGCCGTGCACGGGTACACCACCGAGCGTGCCCAGGCGGAGGGCCGTCCCGCCGGTGAGGTCGTGGCCGAGGTCATCGCCGCGGTCGAGGCCGTGTTCGCCCGCGGCATCCCGCTCGTCATCTACAACGCCCCGTACGACCTCACCGTCCTCGACCGAGAGGCCCGGCGCCACGGTCTCGCCTCCCCCGTCATCGGCAACGTCGTCGACCCGCTCGTCATCGACAAGGCGCTCGACACCTACCGCAAGGGCAAGCGCACGCTCGAGGCCGCGTCCGAGCTGTACGGCGTGACGCTGTCCGACGCACACGACGCCGGTGCGGATGCGATCGCCGCGGGACGGGTGGCGCAGGCCATCGCGGCGAAGTACCCGGACGACCTCGGGGTCTCCGCCGAGGAACTCCACCGCAAGCAGGTCGGCTGGTGCGCCGACCAGGCCGCGTCCTTCCAGGAGTACATGCGCACGAAGCGCGACCCGGCGTTCACGGCCGACGGGCGCTGGCCGCACCGCAACGGCTCGTAG
- the treS gene encoding maltose alpha-D-glucosyltransferase, whose amino-acid sequence MTFTAPIQLPGLTLDPQWYKRSVFYECMIRSFVDSNGDGIGDIQGVIGKLDYLQWLGIDAIWLPPFFQSPMRDGGYDIADYKAILPEFGTLDDFRELVTKSHERNMRIVIDMVINHTSDQHEWFQQSREDPDGPYGDFYVWRDTDEEYENIRIIFVDTEESNWTFDPVRRQFFFHRFFSHQPDLNFENPAVVEAVYDVVRHWLDMGVDGLRLDAIPYLFESEDGNGEGEPETHEFIKKLRAMVDDEYPGRVLLAEANQWPRETAAFFGTDEEPECHMAFDFPVMPRIFYSLRAQHASELKAILSETLDVPESAAWGVFLRNHDELTLEMVSEEYRQAMYGWYGYDPRMRSNIGIRRRLAPLLDNSRAELELIHALLFSLPGSPFLYYGDEIGMGDNIWLPDRDSSRTPMQWTPDRNAGFSTADPGKLYLPVVQSLVYNYQQVNVEAQLAQSRSLLHWVRNVIHVRKAHPVFGLGTLDVKDTSNDSVLAFVRSWEGSGQQFGPSAEDVLCVFSFATNPTSVTISVPEYAGRPLYDLFGGSVFPSFDEHGSVTLTLGTQSFYWLHVGAAPAVAPAAAAPASATTTA is encoded by the coding sequence GTGACGTTCACGGCCCCGATCCAGCTCCCAGGCCTGACCCTGGACCCGCAGTGGTACAAGCGCTCCGTCTTCTACGAGTGCATGATCCGCTCGTTCGTCGATTCCAACGGTGACGGCATCGGTGACATCCAGGGCGTGATCGGCAAGCTCGACTACCTGCAGTGGCTCGGCATCGATGCCATCTGGCTGCCGCCGTTCTTCCAGTCGCCGATGCGCGACGGCGGGTACGACATCGCCGACTACAAGGCGATCCTGCCCGAGTTCGGCACCCTCGACGACTTCCGCGAGCTCGTCACGAAGTCGCACGAGCGCAACATGCGCATCGTCATCGACATGGTGATCAACCACACGAGCGACCAGCACGAGTGGTTCCAGCAGTCCCGCGAGGACCCGGACGGCCCGTACGGCGACTTCTACGTCTGGCGCGACACCGACGAGGAGTACGAGAACATCCGGATCATCTTCGTCGACACGGAGGAGTCGAACTGGACGTTCGACCCCGTGCGGCGACAGTTCTTCTTCCACCGGTTCTTCTCGCACCAGCCCGACCTCAACTTCGAGAACCCTGCGGTCGTCGAGGCCGTGTACGACGTCGTGCGGCACTGGCTGGACATGGGCGTCGACGGGCTACGGCTCGACGCGATCCCGTACCTCTTCGAGTCCGAGGACGGCAACGGCGAGGGCGAGCCGGAGACCCACGAGTTCATCAAGAAGCTCCGCGCGATGGTCGACGACGAGTACCCCGGCAGGGTCCTCCTCGCCGAGGCGAACCAGTGGCCGCGCGAGACCGCCGCGTTCTTCGGCACCGACGAGGAGCCCGAGTGCCACATGGCGTTCGACTTCCCCGTGATGCCGCGCATCTTCTACTCGCTCCGAGCGCAGCACGCCTCGGAGCTCAAGGCGATCCTCTCCGAGACGCTCGACGTCCCCGAGTCGGCCGCGTGGGGTGTGTTCCTCCGGAACCACGACGAGCTCACCCTCGAGATGGTCAGCGAGGAGTACCGCCAGGCGATGTACGGCTGGTACGGCTACGACCCGCGGATGCGCTCCAACATCGGCATCCGGCGCCGTCTCGCCCCCCTGCTCGACAACTCCCGCGCCGAGCTCGAACTCATCCACGCGCTGCTGTTCTCTCTGCCGGGGTCGCCGTTCCTGTACTACGGCGACGAGATCGGCATGGGCGACAACATCTGGCTGCCGGACCGTGACTCGTCGCGCACCCCGATGCAGTGGACGCCCGACCGCAACGCCGGGTTCTCCACGGCGGACCCGGGCAAGCTGTACCTGCCCGTCGTCCAGTCGCTCGTCTACAACTACCAGCAGGTCAACGTCGAGGCGCAGCTCGCGCAGTCCCGCTCGCTCCTGCACTGGGTCCGGAACGTCATCCACGTCCGCAAGGCGCACCCGGTGTTCGGCCTCGGGACGCTCGACGTCAAGGACACGTCGAACGACTCCGTGCTCGCGTTCGTGCGCTCGTGGGAGGGGTCGGGGCAGCAGTTCGGACCCTCGGCGGAGGACGTCCTCTGCGTCTTCTCGTTCGCCACGAACCCGACGTCCGTGACGATCTCGGTGCCGGAGTACGCCGGGCGGCCGCTGTACGACCTCTTCGGTGGCAGCGTGTTCCCGTCGTTCGACGAGCACGGGTCCGTCACGCTGACGCTCGGGACGCAGTCGTTCTACTGGCTGCACGTGGGCGCGGCACCGGCGGTCGCCCCCGCAGCGGCCGCGCCCGCATCCGCCACGACGACGGCGTAG
- a CDS encoding alpha/beta hydrolase has product MRPPLLSPYQSLMAATPVAHRAVRIDGRTTHYWVYGPEDATRTVLAVHGFRGDHHGLETIAAHLQGVRVVVPDLPGFGVSDPLPSSDIDSYVAWLTGFHAALGMDEQTVVLGHSFGSIVVAATVAAGLRTRLLVLVNPIAAPALQGPRAIATGVAIGYYKAGAVLPKPVGLALLRNPAIVRVMSIAMLKSHDRDLRRWVHDQHDRYFSAFSDRTSVLEAFRTSVTHDVSEYADRIDVPVLMIAAEHDDITAVPEQQALAGRLADAELVIVPGVGHLVHYETPGAAASAVLRRMDDSTGAGRDGGRRRPQQRRGRRGGGAIDAAAATDGAEPTRASRPDRRGERAS; this is encoded by the coding sequence ATGCGCCCGCCCCTGCTCTCCCCGTACCAGTCCCTCATGGCCGCGACCCCGGTCGCGCACCGCGCGGTGCGGATCGACGGGCGGACGACGCACTACTGGGTCTACGGCCCCGAGGACGCCACCCGCACCGTGCTCGCGGTGCACGGGTTCCGGGGCGACCACCACGGTCTCGAGACCATCGCCGCGCACCTGCAGGGCGTCCGCGTGGTCGTGCCGGACCTGCCGGGGTTCGGCGTGTCGGACCCGCTGCCCTCGTCCGACATCGACTCCTACGTCGCATGGCTGACCGGGTTCCACGCGGCGCTCGGCATGGACGAGCAGACGGTCGTCCTCGGGCACTCGTTCGGCTCGATCGTGGTCGCCGCCACCGTCGCGGCGGGCTTGCGCACCCGACTGCTCGTGCTCGTGAACCCGATCGCCGCGCCGGCGTTGCAGGGACCGCGGGCGATCGCGACGGGCGTCGCGATCGGCTACTACAAGGCCGGCGCCGTGCTCCCGAAGCCGGTCGGTCTCGCGCTGCTCCGCAACCCCGCGATCGTCCGCGTGATGAGCATCGCCATGCTCAAGTCGCACGACCGCGACCTCCGGCGCTGGGTGCACGACCAGCACGACCGCTACTTCTCGGCGTTCTCCGACCGCACGAGTGTGCTCGAGGCGTTCCGCACCTCGGTGACCCACGACGTCTCCGAGTACGCCGACCGCATCGACGTCCCGGTGCTGATGATCGCGGCCGAGCACGACGACATCACGGCCGTCCCCGAGCAGCAGGCGCTGGCCGGGCGGCTGGCGGACGCCGAGCTCGTCATCGTCCCCGGTGTCGGGCACCTCGTGCACTACGAGACCCCCGGAGCGGCTGCCTCCGCCGTGCTCCGACGGATGGACGACTCCACGGGCGCGGGGCGCGACGGCGGCCGGCGTCGTCCGCAGCAGCGCCGCGGACGACGGGGCGGCGGCGCGATCGACGCGGCGGCGGCGACGGACGGGGCCGAGCCGACCCGGGCCTCCCGTCCGGACCGACGTGGGGAGCGCGCGTCGTGA
- a CDS encoding glycosyltransferase family 1 protein, whose amino-acid sequence MSRLRIGIDCRYVRIGRHDGISRFTAGVVAHLPDRHDYVLLVHDVRQLESLPDGLPHELLPAPTDAGEPFVSRRVNALGLDAVFSPMQTMGSRGRDYALVLTLHDLIYYRDRTPPREFSWLIRLGWRAFHLSWAPQRFLLNGADGVVTVSETTAGLIREHRLTKRPVTVAYNAADPAERRPPDGERRRDLVYMGSFMPYKNVETLAAALPLLGAGWRLHCMSRVSDADRARLTRIAPGGSLVFHDGASDETYLDVLRTATALVTASYDEGFGIPLVEAMGVGTPVAVSDIPIFREIGGSAAEYFDPSSPSAVAAAVRRLEDRWDDASDQSVEQAARFRWADSAEHVVAAVERAVADRAAR is encoded by the coding sequence GTGAGCCGCCTCCGCATCGGCATCGACTGCCGCTACGTCCGCATCGGGCGGCACGACGGCATCTCACGGTTCACCGCCGGGGTCGTCGCACACCTGCCCGACCGGCACGACTACGTCCTCCTGGTGCACGACGTCCGTCAGCTCGAGTCGCTGCCCGACGGCCTGCCGCATGAACTCCTGCCCGCCCCGACCGACGCCGGCGAGCCGTTCGTCTCGCGGCGGGTCAACGCGCTCGGCCTCGACGCGGTGTTCTCGCCGATGCAGACGATGGGGTCCCGTGGGCGCGACTACGCCCTCGTGCTCACCCTGCACGACCTCATCTACTACCGGGACCGGACGCCCCCACGGGAGTTCTCGTGGCTGATCCGGCTGGGGTGGCGAGCCTTCCACCTGTCCTGGGCTCCGCAGCGGTTCCTGCTGAACGGCGCCGACGGCGTGGTGACCGTCTCCGAGACGACCGCCGGCCTCATCCGTGAGCACCGGCTGACGAAGCGACCTGTGACCGTGGCGTACAACGCGGCAGACCCGGCCGAGCGTCGTCCTCCGGACGGGGAGCGGCGCCGGGACCTCGTGTACATGGGGTCGTTCATGCCGTACAAGAACGTGGAGACGCTGGCGGCCGCGCTGCCGCTGCTCGGCGCCGGATGGCGCCTGCACTGCATGTCGCGGGTCTCGGACGCCGATCGTGCCCGTCTGACCCGGATCGCACCCGGCGGATCGCTCGTGTTCCACGACGGCGCGTCCGACGAGACCTACCTGGACGTGCTGCGCACCGCGACCGCCCTCGTGACGGCGTCGTACGACGAGGGCTTCGGCATCCCGCTCGTCGAGGCGATGGGCGTCGGGACCCCGGTCGCGGTGAGCGACATCCCGATCTTCCGGGAGATCGGCGGCAGCGCGGCGGAGTACTTCGACCCGTCCTCGCCGTCGGCGGTCGCGGCGGCGGTGCGTCGGCTCGAAGACCGGTGGGACGACGCCTCTGATCAGTCCGTGGAGCAGGCGGCACGGTTCCGGTGGGCCGACTCCGCCGAGCACGTCGTCGCTGCGGTCGAGCGGGCTGTGGCGGACCGGGCGGCTCGCTGA